From the Streptococcus sp. 29887 genome, one window contains:
- a CDS encoding DUF4044 domain-containing protein — protein MAFGEVKHKKTFFEKVTIIIVIVMVLVTLAGLILPAINALMN, from the coding sequence ATGGCTTTTGGAGAAGTAAAACATAAGAAAACATTTTTTGAAAAGGTGACAATTATCATCGTTATTGTGATGGTGCTAGTAACCTTGGCTGGTTTGATTTTACCAGCTATCAATGCATTGATGAATTAA